A region from the Candidatus Reconcilbacillus cellulovorans genome encodes:
- a CDS encoding glutathione ABC transporter ATP-binding protein translates to MGRLLEVKNLSVRFRVDGATIRAVDGVSYYVDEGEIVAFVGESGCGKSVTQYSVLQLIPRPPGEIVAGEVWFDGTDLLRYSADSREMRAVRGGKIGIVFQEPMTSLNPVLTVGNQIAEAVTLHLGLSKKEARRRAVELMKLVGIPDAEQRVDDYPHQFSGGMRQRIMIAMALSCHPKLLIADEATTALDVTTQAQVLELLRDVVKKTQTALVIVTHNLGIVARYAERVYVMYAGEIVESGPTRDIFGRPRHPYTIGLLKAVPRLDDPKDRKLATIDGLPPDLSRKPEVCAFLPRCPFATDECRVRPAPRLKEVGAGHYAACYVLPAEAIWTDGRSAQTSVSARTGGADGGWRIEVRDRQEGDGRFMIDGEMLPEPVPLVEVRDLRMYFPVRRGLLQRKVAELKAVDGVSFRIRKGETLGLVGESGCGKTTVARCVLRMYEPTGGAVLFRGSDITRTPVGRLRPLRRHMSMIFQDPFGSLDPRQTVGNIVGEPLKIHKLVRSRSEYEDRLAELFRLVGLDPDLRNRMPHEFSGGQRQRVGIARALASQPEFIVCDEPISALDVSIQAQIINLLEELQEKLGLTYLFIAHDLSVVRHISDRVAVMYLGKIVEIADWRQLYDDPRHPYTKMLLSAVPIPDPVAEQKRERIEIRGEVPSLLRRPKGCGFVNRCPLATKECGEIDPELREVDSGHHVACWKV, encoded by the coding sequence GTGGGCCGCCTATTGGAAGTTAAAAACTTGAGTGTCCGGTTTCGCGTCGACGGTGCGACGATCCGGGCGGTCGACGGCGTCTCCTATTACGTCGATGAGGGCGAAATCGTCGCGTTTGTCGGCGAAAGCGGCTGCGGTAAGTCGGTAACCCAATATTCGGTGTTGCAACTGATCCCGAGACCTCCGGGAGAGATCGTCGCCGGCGAGGTATGGTTCGACGGGACCGACCTGCTGCGGTATTCCGCCGACAGCCGCGAAATGCGCGCCGTCCGCGGCGGCAAAATCGGCATCGTTTTTCAGGAGCCGATGACGTCGCTCAATCCGGTTTTGACGGTCGGCAACCAAATCGCCGAAGCGGTGACGCTCCATCTCGGCCTGTCCAAAAAAGAAGCGCGCCGACGCGCCGTTGAGCTGATGAAGCTGGTCGGAATTCCCGACGCCGAACAACGCGTCGACGACTATCCGCACCAGTTCAGCGGCGGCATGCGCCAGCGGATCATGATCGCGATGGCGCTGTCCTGCCATCCGAAGCTCTTGATTGCGGACGAGGCGACGACGGCGCTCGACGTGACGACGCAGGCCCAAGTGCTGGAGCTGCTTCGCGACGTCGTCAAAAAGACGCAGACGGCGCTCGTGATCGTCACGCACAACCTCGGCATCGTCGCGCGGTATGCGGAGCGCGTCTATGTGATGTATGCCGGCGAGATCGTGGAATCGGGCCCGACGCGCGACATTTTCGGCCGTCCTCGCCATCCGTACACAATTGGCCTATTGAAAGCGGTACCGCGGCTCGACGACCCGAAAGACCGGAAGCTGGCTACGATCGACGGGCTCCCGCCGGATTTGTCGCGCAAACCTGAAGTTTGTGCGTTCTTGCCGCGTTGTCCGTTCGCGACCGATGAATGCCGCGTTCGCCCGGCGCCGCGGCTGAAGGAAGTGGGAGCGGGGCATTACGCGGCCTGTTACGTGCTTCCGGCCGAGGCGATCTGGACCGACGGCCGTTCAGCGCAGACCTCCGTTTCGGCGCGAACCGGCGGAGCGGACGGTGGCTGGCGGATTGAGGTCCGCGATCGGCAGGAGGGCGACGGCCGTTTCATGATTGACGGAGAGATGTTGCCTGAGCCCGTCCCGCTGGTCGAAGTCCGCGACCTGCGTATGTATTTTCCCGTTCGGCGCGGATTGTTGCAGCGGAAAGTCGCCGAGCTGAAGGCTGTCGACGGCGTCAGTTTTCGCATTCGCAAGGGTGAAACGCTCGGGCTCGTCGGCGAGAGCGGCTGCGGCAAAACGACCGTCGCGCGATGCGTGCTGCGGATGTACGAGCCGACCGGCGGCGCCGTCTTGTTTCGCGGCAGCGACATCACGCGCACGCCCGTCGGCAGGCTGCGCCCCTTGCGCAGGCACATGTCGATGATTTTCCAGGACCCATTCGGATCGCTCGATCCGCGCCAGACGGTCGGCAACATCGTCGGAGAGCCGCTGAAAATCCACAAGCTCGTCCGAAGCCGCAGCGAATACGAAGACCGGCTTGCCGAACTGTTCCGGCTCGTCGGCCTCGATCCCGACCTGCGCAACCGGATGCCGCACGAATTCAGCGGCGGCCAACGCCAACGCGTCGGCATCGCGCGCGCGTTGGCGAGCCAGCCCGAGTTTATCGTCTGCGACGAACCGATATCCGCGCTCGATGTGTCGATCCAGGCGCAAATCATCAACTTGTTGGAAGAGTTGCAAGAAAAACTCGGCTTGACGTATCTGTTCATCGCGCACGACTTGTCGGTCGTCCGTCACATCAGCGACCGCGTCGCCGTGATGTATCTCGGGAAAATCGTGGAGATCGCCGACTGGCGGCAGTTGTACGACGATCCTCGCCATCCTTACACGAAAATGTTGCTGTCGGCGGTGCCGATTCCGGATCCCGTCGCGGAGCAAAAACGCGAGCGCATCGAAATCCGCGGCGAAGTGCCGAGCTTGCTCCGCCGTCCGAAAGGATGCGGGTTCGTCAATCGCTGTCCGCTGGCGACGAAAGAATGCGGGGAGATCGATCCGGAACTGCGGGAAGTCGATTCGGGACACCACGTCGCGTGCTGGAAAGTATGA